The window GTTGTTAAGTATGGCCTTGTAATAATTAAGTGCCATTTAAATATAATACGTACAAATGTACATTAAGGTGGCTTTATGTGGGTCTTTCATTTGTAAAATCAGCACGACAGCTTTACTGCGCTGTTTTCTTTGTAAAAAATGCGGTAACTTTTTTAATGAATTTATTATAGGTCTCTACATTAAACAATTCCGAATCATTAGCAGCCTTATATGACAAGAATATGCCTATCGGCGTAAGCACAATAATTGCTATCCACATACCTATCATGGGGGAAAGGTCGCCATCCTTTACAAACTTTTCTCCAATGGTTGATATGATATAATAGATCAAAAAGAAAGCAACGGCTACCACTACCGGCAAACCCAGTCCGCCTTTACGTATAATGGCCCCCAGCGGGGCGCCTATTAAAAACAAAGCCAAACACGCTGCCGAAAGGGTGAATTTTTTTTGATATTCTACCCGGTTGCGCCGTTGTTCAAGGCTAAGATCTGAATAGCGTTGCGCACGGACTTTTACCTGGTCTTTTACCCCTTTGGCTTCGTTAAGGGCGTTGCCAATTACCGAAATCTGTTTATCGTGGGGCAGGTTTTTTAAATAATTAGCCTTGCCGGGAATAAACTTTATGGGTTTACTTGTTTTATGCGGTATGCCAAAGTATTTGAAATAAGGGGTAATAAGCGAGTAGTTTCTTTCGAGCCCTATATTTAAAAGGTTGCCGGTTGAATCCTTCCATTTATTCAGCAGCTTTAAATCCATCATCTGGAAAGCTGATTTAAATTCATTCTCATCGGTACGTGCCAGTTTAAAGCTGGAGAGATCGAATTTTTGCACCAGTTCATGAAAACGGAGACGGATTAACTGTTGGCGTGGGTCGTATCCGTTTTCAGCTTTTTTCTCTTCATACCGGATACCATCCTTCAAGCGTAATATCAACGATAAATTATCCGGCGACCGGTACATTACCCCTTCTTTAGCAAAGGTGACATTCATGCTGTTACTTTGCATATCCTGTCCTTTTTCGTAGATCATGATCTCGTGCAGGGTTTGGCCGTCGGCATCTTTACGCTTTACGCGGATGGAATAGCCGGGGAAACTATTGTTGAAAACGTTTTCGTTGATCAGGAACGCTGTTTTTTGTTTACGGGCATCGTACAATAGCGAGTAATACTTAAGGTTGGCCACCGGCAGCATATAGTCCGAAAAAATGAATGCCGAGATACTGAGTACACATACCGCAATGATCATCGGGTAAAGCGCCCTCCCTAAAGAGATACCTGCCGATTTGATAGCTACCAACTCATAGTTCTCGCCCAGGCTGCCGTAGGTCATGATAGATGACAGTAATACCGATAACGGCAGCGCCATAGCTACATTGGTAGCCGATGAATACAGCATCAGTTCCATTATAATATACCACTCAAAACCTTTGCCTATCAGGTCGTCGATGTATTTAAATAAAAATAGCATCAGCAACACAAACATTACAATGAAAAAGGTAACAATAAAGGGCCTTATAAAAGAGCGGAGGATTAAAAGGTGGATCTTTTTCACGGTGCAAATTTAGAGAATTATAAATTCTCCGGCTGATATAATTAAACGCGTTTGAATTGCGCTGCTTCTATAACTTACCAGTTTAAGCTTTATTGCAAATGCGGTCCGGTTTTTATCAGGCACCCAATACGCTTATCAGATAATCAACCTGATTATCCCATATCAGTTTACGTTCGGAAATGGTTTCTTCGGTAGCAAAATCGGTTATGCCTAGGGCAACATCATTAGTAAGTTCATCCTGCATAATTTCCATTTCAAAATAGCAGTTGGGGTCATCGTCCATCCATTTAAAACGGACCAGCTTGTTTTCTTTCATCAGCAACAACTTTGCTTTCTGTTGCTCGCCATCCCAAGTAAAGGTATATATCTGATCTTTAACGGCTACATCATCTGCAAACCATTGTGTTAAACCGTTGGGCTCGCTTAAAAATGAGTATAGTATACGCGGAGATGATTTTATTTCATACTCAATATTAAATTTTTTCTTATCAGACATATCGGTTTAAATCAATTGGTTAGCCCAGGGGACTATAAATGTTAACATTTTTTCTAAAGAAAACTAATTTATCCTATATTTGCAAACCTTTTTAAAAAGGATGTTATCGGGCCATTAGCGTAAATGCAAGTGTATCGAATTAACATGAAAAACAAGAATAAATTCGGCGGGGTAGCTCAGATGGTTAGAGCGTAGGATTCATAACCCTAAGGTCGGCAGTTCGATCCTGCTCCCCGCTACTCATTATCAGCCTGTTACGAATTTCGTAACAGGCTTTTTGTTTCTAAAAAGGGTTTAAGTAACCGTTAACAATCTTCTAAATGGGTAGCACTCATTTATTTAATATACTAATAATAAGTTATTTACATAGATCTTAATTTCAAAAAGCCCTACGCTGAATTTTCGGGTTAAACATAATATTGTAGATGGCATGTAGCGTTTAGCGGCCAGCAGGACTTTCACTTTCTTTCGCAGGTAAGCATAATCCGCGAAATACCTTCCACCGGCGATGAGAAGCCTAAAAAACTCCACGATCACCCTTTCTGTACGCCGCCAGCGTTTCATGCCGCAATAACAACTTTTTTCTTCTTAGCCCAATAGTGACCGTCGCCACATTTTAAAACTTTGGTCCCGGCAATGATGACCATCAGACAGAGGATTGAAGTTGATCATGGCGGGTTAGGTGCAACGCGGCTAGTTTTGCTGCATAACACTTATAACATGAAAACTTTCAAAACTATTTTAACCACTATCGCCCTGTTGATGGGGCTGAACACTTTTGCACAGGAGAAAAAAGAATAGGACATCAGGCTGCGTACCATCGCGGTGGTGCCGCAGGAAAGCGCGACGATCGGCGTCATAGGCGGCAATATTGCCCTGACCAATTCTTTTGCGCCGGAACTGGATATAACTTATTTCTTTGCGAAGAACTTCTGGGCCGAGCTGATCCTGGGCACAGTGAAACATAAAGCTAAAACGACCGGCTCGAACCTGACTGCTATCGGCGGCCCTGCCGCAGCAGACGTCGACCTTGAACCTGCAATATCATGTGCCGACCGGTTCGGCCTGCAAACCTTACCTGGGCGCAGGTGCCAACTATACGATCTTTTACAGCGCGGATAAAGGCAGCGTGGTCCAGGGCATCGATTATCAGAACCGCTTCGCTTTCGCGGCACAGGCCGGGTTTGATGTAGACCTGAACAGAAAGGTGTTCCTGAATGTCGACCTGAAAAAGTTGTGGTTATCAACCGCCGCTACGGTCAATGCCGCTAACCTGACCCCGTCGGGCAGCCCGGCGCTGGTCCCGGTCTTAAAGGCCATCCCGGCGGAGGTAAAGATCAATCCCTGGTTAATCGGTATCGGTATCGGCTACCGCATCAAATAAACGCTGCGCTGAACCGGTTGTTTCATCCGTCCAAAAAAGCCCCTCCGTTTTGTGCCGGAGGGGCTTTTTTCTGAAAAGAAATACGCTGCAATACAATTACCTTAATGCCTTGTCGCTGGTGCTGCCTGAGTTCGGGCTGGGCGGCACCGCGGGCCTGAACGTAGCGCACGCCCGGTTCAACGCCCTTTTTCTGGCTTTTTTTACCAGTTCTTAAAAGGTAGCCCAAACGCTTTTGATGATGGAAACAGTTAAGCCGGGAGGTGTTCAGGTGGACAGCCGGTAACGTGCCGTTTTATTTTAAAGTGTTTGTTGGTGACCCGTACCATTTACGATCGCCCTTAACATTTCAGGTTCTAAAAGGCTGATCCGTTTTTTACTGACACGCAGCAAGCCTTCACCGACCATCAGTTTAATGGTCCGGAACACGGTCTCATAGGTCGCCGCGGTAAAATCTGCCAGATCAGTCCAGGCCAAACGAAAATTGATCGCTCCCTGTTGATCTGTGCCGAACTGTTGTTCCAGGCGCAGCAGCGCCTGCGCTACGCGGCCTTTGACGGGCATATGGGCCAGGTCTCGCATTTTTTGTTCTGCGGCATCCAGCTCTTCGGCAAACAAGACCATGAGCTTATAACACAGCTGGCTGTCGGAGCTTAACAGCTGGCGAAAAAAATCAAGATCAATGAAGCACACCGTTAACGGTTCAAGCGCGGTAGCCGAAACGGCGTAAACGAGGTTACTGCCCAGTCCCCTATGGCCCATGATATTCCCGCTGGAAGCGAAACGCAGGATAAGGTCCTTACCGGCATCCCAGTGTTTATGCACTTTAGCGGTGCCGCTGTAAACGAAATAGATCCCGCTGACCGGCTGGCCTTCGCGGAAGATCACTTCGCCCTTTTTGAATTGCAGGTTCCGGCGGTGCCGGCCGATGTTCAGACGGGCGCCGGGCGATGCCTCACGGCAAATCATACACTTCTCCAGGTCACATACTGGCGCGTTACCGGTTAATTGGGCCATGGCTTCAGGATCTGAAATATTGCGAAAATAAAGCCAGCTGGTCACGGGCCTGTTGGTAGGCTAAATGCGCGGCAGCTTCATCCGTCGCTTTGTTGAGCCGGACGACCTGTTCCATCAGCGGTTCCAGCCAATGATGCAGGGCCTGGTGGGCTTCCCCTTTCATATGGCATTCCCGGATCATTTGGCCGATCCTTTTTTGCAGCGCCACGCCGGCACGGTTGTACTCAGCCAGGTCGGCTTTTTGTCCGGCAGTCACCAATTGCCGGAGCGCGGCCACATTTTTCGCGGTTGGCTGATCAACCTGCCATTTGGCACCATGGTTCAAGGCCAGTTTTTCCTGGGCGGAAGCCCGGTCGAAGGTCGTTGTCAATGCAACTAAAATGATCAATAAGTATTTTTTCATCAGAGGTCTTTCTTTTTAAATATGCGTAAGGCCAGCCCCAGGGGCAAAATGATCCAGACCAGCTGCATAAACAGTGAAAATGCGATGCCGTAACCGCTACCAAAGAACTGCTGGTACAGTGCACCCGTATAACCCATCAGGGCTGAGATATCCAGTTGCAGCAGGATCAATATCCGGGCCAGATCAATGGGGTTCAGAGCGGTAAGCACGATCATTGCTTTTTCCAGCGGATAATCGGCAAAGGTATAAAGGAACAGCAGTACAAGGCCGTCAAAGATAATGGAGAAGTAAAACCAAATCATGAGCGCCAGGCCAATGCCTTTGGCTTTGTCGCGGGTGATCACCGAGGTAAAAAAGGCCAACGACAGGAAACTCAGGGTCAGCAAGCAGCCGGAAAGCATCAGTGTCAGGCCCGTTGCGTTGAAGGCGAACAGGCCGACCGGGATACAGACGCCGATGATAAAAGCCAGCAGTACCGCGCTGCTGATGCCGATAAACTTACCCAGCAGGATATTGCGGCGGCTGATCGGTTGGGCTACCAGCATCTCGGTAAATTCTGCCGCGTTAAAATAATAGGTGGTGGCATAAACGACACTCACCAGCGGAACGATGATCAGGATCACCGTGGTAATGCTTACCAGGCCTTTGGTCACATCCGCATCAGAGATGAAGATGGTCAGGCTGATCGCCAGCAATAATAAAGTATAGGCCAGCAGCACTTTACTGCGGATAATATCCAGGAGGATATATTTAGCGATCTTTAGCATGGCGTCGTACTTAAAAGCCTAGTCAAAGCCCGGCTGAGTTTTTGTTCACCGGTCTCCGCTTTCAGGTCCGGCAGTGTTTTATAAAATTCGATCCGCCCCTCAAACAGATAAAGGATATGATCGGAGATCTCGTCCGCCTCGCTCAGGATATGAGAGGTGACCAATACCAGTTTCCCTTTGGCCCTTTCAGCCAGTATCTTTTCTTTCAGCGCTTCGGCGGCAAGGGGGTCCAGCCCGGCCGATGGTTCGTCTAAAATGAGCACATCCGGGCTGAACATGAATGCCAGCGCAGCACTTACTTTCTGCAAGGTGCCGCCGGATAAGGTGCGCATGGTTTTCTGATACATGCTTTCCAGCCGGAAGGTTTTTAACAGGTCCGTATCGGATGCCTCCTGCTGCCGGATATCCACCACCATTTTAAAGAGCTGGCCAATCTGCATATTATCGGGATAATGCCCTATCTGCGGCATATAGCCAATATAACTTTTGTAGTCAAAGGTATTCAGCACAGGGCGCCCTTTAAACAGGATATTCCCACTGTCGGGGATGACCATGCCCAGGATAGACTTTATCAGCGTGGTTTTACCCGAGGCGTTAGGCCCAAGGATGGACACTACGCCGCCGGCCTCAAAGCCACAGCTGACATTCTTCAGCACCTCCAGGCGGCTAAATGATTTTTTCAGTCCTTCGACCGCTATGATCTTTTCCATGGTTTTATTCTTGGTTTTTCGTCTTTTACAGATTCCGGCGTGATAGAGGGGATCGCCCTTTCTACTTTATCGATCAGGTTAACGATAAAGCTGCGCATCAGCATCACGCTTTGCGGGTTCTGTTCAATGATCTGGGCATACATGCTTATGGGGCGGTACGGGACATCGCCGGTTCCATTCTTATCCAGATCGTAGCCTTCGTATTTGTCCCAGTAGTTATCACTAAAATAGATCTCTTTGAGTGTGCCATTGGTGGTCACATCAAAAGAGTTCCCAGTGTAGTTGTTTCGGGTAAAATAATTTTTATTGCAGCTGGCTAACACACGCATAGCCCAGCCATTAGAGATAAAATCGTTACGGGTGACCGTGATGCGGTCAGAATTCTCCATATAAATACCGGTCGTATTCCGAATAAAGTGGTTGCCTTCGATGCGGGCATCGGTGATCTCTTTGAGCAGGACGCCGTAGATGGTACTGCCCCAGTTCTCTATAAACGTATTATTCAGCATGGCAATGCGCCGTGTGTACATGACCGATACGCCTGAACCATTATTTCTAAAAGTATTATGGCGGTAAGTATCATCATCAGAAAACATAAAGTGCAGACCGTAACGGATGTTTTTTTCACTCAGATTGTCTTCGATCAGGCATTTTTTAGCAAATTCAAAATAAATGCCGTCGCGGTGCCGGGTGATATGGTTCCCGCGGATCAACACCTCTTTGCATTTCCACAAATGAATCCCATTCCCTGAGTTTTCGATGTCGTTCGAACCGCTGATCTGGTTGCTCAATACCTGGATATGGCGGCAGTTGGAAAGGTAGATCCCAAAAAAGTTATTACGCAGAATGTTATTGCTGAGCGTCACATTTTCAGCGTTACTAACCCGGATGGCGGCAAAATCACGCATGGATCCTGTTTTAGTATTCACAACTACAAAGCCGTCCAGTTTTACATGGCCGGCGGTGATCGTCAGTACCTCTTCACGAAAGCGCGCATCCAGCATCGGCTGCCCTTCACCTATAATGGTGAGTGATTTATCAACAAGGGTATTCAGCGAGGTATAGGTGCCTTTTTTTACGCGGATCGTATCGCCGTTGGCAGCCAGTATCACTGCCTGCCGCAGGTTGTTGACCGATGTACCCGGTGCAACAACGATGGTCCGACCGGTGGTAGCTAGCGGTATGCAAAAAAACAGGAGATTGAGCAGGCCTTTCATTAACGATCTTGTTTTAATAAAGTTGGCCAGTCCATGATATTTGCTTTCGGATCGTGCTTTGCATTTTCCGCACTGCCGCGTTTTGAAAAAGCAGCCAGGTTCCCGCCCATTGGAGAGGCAAGATCCGCTTCATGCAGGAACCAGGCCTTGCGTGCATCCTGGAAAGCACCAGGGTGTTCATAATCCTGGATCAGGAAGCTGCTTCCGGCGTCAGTGGCCAGCGCGGGGTTCTCTTTCAGAAATGCTGTCAGACATTCGATCGCATCGAACTTATATACTTTACCCCGTGCAGTTACCAGTTCATTGGCGAAGCGCTTGTCCATAATGGTCATTTTGCAATGGGCACAGGCTTCCTTACCATAATTGATGGGTTCAGGGCCGGAACTGCAGGCAGCAAGCAAGCCGATGCATAGTAACAAAATCAATGTGTTCAATTTCATTTTGTATGATTTGATGAGCGTCTCGGAGGATAAAAAATTGCAATGGCTACCAGTACGCCACCCAGGCCCACCAATAACCCTCCGGTATCCGGCAGGGAGCCAGCGGTAAAATTCAGGAGTTGTTTATAGCCGAACAGTGGCGGCTGATAATTCATACCCTCAACTTTGATGGCGGCATGCGGATTAAGTTTGTGGCCGTAATTATATTCCCACATATAAAAGTCGCCGAAGCCGACAATAGCGAACAGGCAAAGCCCTGCAAACCAGACAATCAAAAGGCGACGGCTTTTTAAGACCGCAGCCAGTAACCCTACAAAAGTCAAAGCGCCAAAAACATAAGGCAGAATCTTGAATTCTTTAAAGTCGTCTACTGAAATGAACTTCATCCCGATATAATGGTTAAGGCCATTAATCTGATCGATATTACCGGTCAACCCGTTCAGCCAAATCTTCATTTCCAGTCCTTCGGGGTATTGCGGCGCCTCTAACCCGATGTGCCAGAGGGGCAAAAAATAGGCAGTCAACATCAGTAAACAGCTGATGAAGATCAACGTTCTTGTAAAAGTTTTCATGATCTTGGAATTAGCATAAGCGTGTAGCCCTGGAACCGGGCTACACGCTATGATCGGCATTTATTGGGTTACCGGGTTAACCCCGATAGAAAATTTGATAGGCACATTAGAGCCTGCAGGAGATACCCGGAAATAACCCTGCATTTCCTGGTGCAGCGCAGAGCAGAAGTCAGTACAGTAGAATGGAACAATACCTTGCTGATAAGGGTTCCATTTCAGGGTTGTCGTTTCACCCGGCATGATCAGCAATTCCGCATTATTGGCGCCTTTAATTGCAAAGCCATGCGGTACATCCCAATCCTGCTCCAGGTTGGTCACGTGGATATATACCTCGTCACCTACTTTGATCCCTTCAATATTATCCGGAGCCAGGTGTGAACGCATAGCAGTCATGTAAACATCAACTCGTTTGCCGTTCCGCACTACTTTGGTTTCTTTCTCTGATTTTACAGCATATGGATTTGTGTTCTCAGCCAGTTTAAAGAATTTTACCTGGTTCTTTACGATCTTTTCAGCCGGGATAGACTGTGCATAATGCGGTTCACCGATGGTCGGGAAATCCAGCAACAGTTTCATTTTATTGCCTGAAATATCAAACAACTGAGCTGCCTGGCATAATTCCGGACCAGTCGGCAGGTAACGGTCTTTAGTAATCTTATCCATTACGATGACATATTTACCATACGGTTTTTTAGAATCGCCACCAGGAATAGACAGGTGGCCAGGCGAGTAAAATGCCGGTGAACGGTCGATGATCTCCAGGTTATCTACTTTCCATTTTACCACTTCGGATGAAACGAACATGGTGGTATAGGCGAAACCTTTATCATCGAATTCGGTGTGTAACGGACCTAAGCCGGGTTTTTTCACTTCGCCGCGCAACACTGCTTCATATTTTAAAACCGGCAGCGCGCCGTCGATAGTACCGTCATATTGTTTCTTATCGATGGCGTCCAGCATCTTTTTGTAAGAGAATACTGGGATTACAGCGGCCAGTTTACCACTGGCAACAATACTTTCGCCATCCGGGCTTACGTCTACACCGTGTGGTGATTTCGGACATGGCATGTAATAAACTAACCCTGGAAATTTGGTCACATCCAGTGTTTGAGTTTCATTCTCCATAACAGAGGTTGCCGAATGTGTTTTTTCGTTATAAACGTTATGCGCATACTTAGCAGGCGTTTTTGTGCCTTTACCCTGTGCTATCAGTTCTTCCGCTTTCTTCCAGTTAATGGCCATCACAAAATCCTTGTCGCGCTGGCTGGCGTTTACTTCCAGCAGGGTATGTGCCTGTTCTGTATTATAACAGGTAAAGAACATCCAGTCATGTGACGGACCTTTGCCTGCGTGGGCCAGGTCATAATTAAAGGGCGGCACAATCAGTTGGAAAGCCAATTTCATCGCACCACTTTCCTTATCAACTTTCACGAAAGAGACCGCACCTTTAAAGTTTTTTTTATAGCTATCAATTGGCACATCACCGGCAGCATTATCAAGCGGCTCGCTGAAGCGGGTATTGCCCACTACATACTCGGTATTTTCCGTGCAGAATGGCGAAGCGTGGTTACCACCAATATTGGGCAATTCCAGGATTTCGTCTGTTTTAAAGGTTGAAAGATTGATACGCGCGATACGTGGAGTATTGTTACCATTGATGAACAGCCAGCGGCCATCATCTTCGCCATTGGTTTTAGATAGTTCGGGGTGGTGGGAGTCATCCCATGCAACAAAACCGTGTGAGGTATTCAGCATCGGCTTGGTCTCTTCGGAATAGCCCCAGCCATTTTCAGGGTTCTGTGAAAATACGGGGATCACTTTTAATAAACGCCCTGAAGGTATCCCATAGGCAGCTACCTGCCCGCTGAACCCACCAGACATAAAGGTGTAGACCTCGTCATACTTACCTGGCGCTACATAAACTTTTTTTGCGGCGTCGGCATCCGTGTTGGCACCGCCTTGTCCCGGTTTACAGCCAGTCAGTGCACTGCCCGCCAGGAACGCGGCGGCGGGAAGTATTAATTTATAATTTAATATTTTCATGATTGTGTAAGCGTTTTTTTATTTACTATCAATTTGTCTGAAGTATTCCAGTAGCTGACGGGTTTGTTCATCACTGACATCCTGGAAGGTCATTTGAGTAAGGTGTTTAGCCAGCAAAGCTTTTCCAACAGGATCTTTGGCTTCCATTTCCACAGGGTTGGTAATTTGGTTCATGATCCATTCAGGGGTACGGCGCTTGGTTACCCCAAGCAGGCCCGGACCCACAACCTTCTGGTCGGTCACTTTATGGCAGGCAGAACATTTTGCGGTAAATACAGCCTCGCCTTTAGCCGCCATAGCAGGGTCGAGTGCGGCCAGCTTAACATCGGTAAACTTACCAATACCTTTACTATCACTTTTGGCTTCCGGATCAACGTCCGCGCTTGGGGCGGTCGTATTGGGCGCCGCTGCAGTAGTAGTTGAGTCGTCAGACCCACCGTTAGATTGTCCGCAAGCAAATAAAAGGGTCATTCCGGCCAGGATAGCAGCGAGAAATAAGGTTTTTTGCGTTTTCATTTTTGTAATTATTTTATGGGTTAAAACTATTGGTAAGTGTTAGGGTACCACATGATCATCCTCAGTTAAAAAGATGATTTACATCATGTTTTGATGTTGGAATAAAAGATGTTTATATCTTTTACTATTTCAAATTTTTTTATTTTAAGAAATATCCGCCCGTGCCAAACTCTGCGACAAGTTCGGTGACCGGCTTTTTAGAGAATTCCGTCAGTAACATTTCCCGGATGGGTTTCACCTGCTCATGCATTGGGCAGGGCTGTGTTTCTGAACATCTTTCGAGCCCGAGTACACAGGCACTGAATAAACCATTGCCGTCGATAGCGCGGATGATGTCAACCAGGAACAGTTGGCTGCCATTTTCAAGATAAAAACCACCAGTTGGGCCTTTGGCCGAGGTGAGCAACTTTTTTCGAACGAGGGTTTGAAGGATCTTACCGGTGAAATGCATGGGCGACCCGATCGCCTCGGCGACCTCAATGATGCCCACTTTTTCGCCACGACCGCTTTTTAAAGCGATGTACACCGTGGCGCGGATAGCATATTCACATGACTTGGATAATATCATTTCCTTTTAAGTGTTACAAACCTATCAATTACCAAGCATTATGACAATTCCTTTTCCAACTGGATAGCTTTCGGGAAAAGGATATTGCTTTCCAGGTGCACATGGCGGTACAGGTCGTTCTCATATTCCTCCAGCTTTTTAAAAAGTATGGTGTAGGAACTGCAGGCATCCGCTGGTAAGGTATAATTACCGGTAATCTCCCGGATGGTTTCAAAGTCGCCCCCAACCTGTTCATGTTCCGAATCCATTACCTGGATAGGCACTGTTATCTTTCCAAAGTTTGCAGCCGGCAGCAGGCCACCGGAATTATAGACATGGGCCAGTTCCTTTATAAAAGGGAACAAGATCTTTTCTTCCTTAACCATATGGAGTGTCAGATCGTTGCCGATCTTTTCGAAAAGTTGAGCAACACGTACCAATTCGGGATGGCGATCGCCATGAACACGGGCTACCTTTTGAGCAATTTCCATGATAAACTGAGTATTATCCCGCACATAACGGTGGTGCGTGTTAATAATGTAATCACTTAAAAAACCGATATCCCAGTTCTGGAAATCGTTTTCGCTATTGGCGGCTTCACCTTTCACAGCTTCCAGTTGGCGTTCAACCTCTGCAGGATCGAT of the Mucilaginibacter boryungensis genome contains:
- a CDS encoding Crp/Fnr family transcriptional regulator; protein product: MAQLTGNAPVCDLEKCMICREASPGARLNIGRHRRNLQFKKGEVIFREGQPVSGIYFVYSGTAKVHKHWDAGKDLILRFASSGNIMGHRGLGSNLVYAVSATALEPLTVCFIDLDFFRQLLSSDSQLCYKLMVLFAEELDAAEQKMRDLAHMPVKGRVAQALLRLEQQFGTDQQGAINFRLAWTDLADFTAATYETVFRTIKLMVGEGLLRVSKKRISLLEPEMLRAIVNGTGHQQTL
- the nosZ gene encoding Sec-dependent nitrous-oxide reductase; this translates as MKILNYKLILPAAAFLAGSALTGCKPGQGGANTDADAAKKVYVAPGKYDEVYTFMSGGFSGQVAAYGIPSGRLLKVIPVFSQNPENGWGYSEETKPMLNTSHGFVAWDDSHHPELSKTNGEDDGRWLFINGNNTPRIARINLSTFKTDEILELPNIGGNHASPFCTENTEYVVGNTRFSEPLDNAAGDVPIDSYKKNFKGAVSFVKVDKESGAMKLAFQLIVPPFNYDLAHAGKGPSHDWMFFTCYNTEQAHTLLEVNASQRDKDFVMAINWKKAEELIAQGKGTKTPAKYAHNVYNEKTHSATSVMENETQTLDVTKFPGLVYYMPCPKSPHGVDVSPDGESIVASGKLAAVIPVFSYKKMLDAIDKKQYDGTIDGALPVLKYEAVLRGEVKKPGLGPLHTEFDDKGFAYTTMFVSSEVVKWKVDNLEIIDRSPAFYSPGHLSIPGGDSKKPYGKYVIVMDKITKDRYLPTGPELCQAAQLFDISGNKMKLLLDFPTIGEPHYAQSIPAEKIVKNQVKFFKLAENTNPYAVKSEKETKVVRNGKRVDVYMTAMRSHLAPDNIEGIKVGDEVYIHVTNLEQDWDVPHGFAIKGANNAELLIMPGETTTLKWNPYQQGIVPFYCTDFCSALHQEMQGYFRVSPAGSNVPIKFSIGVNPVTQ
- a CDS encoding LptF/LptG family permease, which codes for MKKIHLLILRSFIRPFIVTFFIVMFVLLMLFLFKYIDDLIGKGFEWYIIMELMLYSSATNVAMALPLSVLLSSIMTYGSLGENYELVAIKSAGISLGRALYPMIIAVCVLSISAFIFSDYMLPVANLKYYSLLYDARKQKTAFLINENVFNNSFPGYSIRVKRKDADGQTLHEIMIYEKGQDMQSNSMNVTFAKEGVMYRSPDNLSLILRLKDGIRYEEKKAENGYDPRQQLIRLRFHELVQKFDLSSFKLARTDENEFKSAFQMMDLKLLNKWKDSTGNLLNIGLERNYSLITPYFKYFGIPHKTSKPIKFIPGKANYLKNLPHDKQISVIGNALNEAKGVKDQVKVRAQRYSDLSLEQRRNRVEYQKKFTLSAACLALFLIGAPLGAIIRKGGLGLPVVVAVAFFLIYYIISTIGEKFVKDGDLSPMIGMWIAIIVLTPIGIFLSYKAANDSELFNVETYNKFIKKVTAFFTKKTAQ
- a CDS encoding nitrous oxide reductase family maturation protein NosD; translation: MKGLLNLLFFCIPLATTGRTIVVAPGTSVNNLRQAVILAANGDTIRVKKGTYTSLNTLVDKSLTIIGEGQPMLDARFREEVLTITAGHVKLDGFVVVNTKTGSMRDFAAIRVSNAENVTLSNNILRNNFFGIYLSNCRHIQVLSNQISGSNDIENSGNGIHLWKCKEVLIRGNHITRHRDGIYFEFAKKCLIEDNLSEKNIRYGLHFMFSDDDTYRHNTFRNNGSGVSVMYTRRIAMLNNTFIENWGSTIYGVLLKEITDARIEGNHFIRNTTGIYMENSDRITVTRNDFISNGWAMRVLASCNKNYFTRNNYTGNSFDVTTNGTLKEIYFSDNYWDKYEGYDLDKNGTGDVPYRPISMYAQIIEQNPQSVMLMRSFIVNLIDKVERAIPSITPESVKDEKPRIKPWKRS
- a CDS encoding START-like domain-containing protein; translation: MSDKKKFNIEYEIKSSPRILYSFLSEPNGLTQWFADDVAVKDQIYTFTWDGEQQKAKLLLMKENKLVRFKWMDDDPNCYFEMEIMQDELTNDVALGITDFATEETISERKLIWDNQVDYLISVLGA
- a CDS encoding ABC transporter permease subunit, with translation MLKIAKYILLDIIRSKVLLAYTLLLLAISLTIFISDADVTKGLVSITTVILIIVPLVSVVYATTYYFNAAEFTEMLVAQPISRRNILLGKFIGISSAVLLAFIIGVCIPVGLFAFNATGLTLMLSGCLLTLSFLSLAFFTSVITRDKAKGIGLALMIWFYFSIIFDGLVLLFLYTFADYPLEKAMIVLTALNPIDLARILILLQLDISALMGYTGALYQQFFGSGYGIAFSLFMQLVWIILPLGLALRIFKKKDL
- a CDS encoding nitrous oxide reductase accessory protein NosL translates to MLLCIGLLAACSSGPEPINYGKEACAHCKMTIMDKRFANELVTARGKVYKFDAIECLTAFLKENPALATDAGSSFLIQDYEHPGAFQDARKAWFLHEADLASPMGGNLAAFSKRGSAENAKHDPKANIMDWPTLLKQDR
- a CDS encoding c-type cytochrome, which gives rise to MKTQKTLFLAAILAGMTLLFACGQSNGGSDDSTTTAAAPNTTAPSADVDPEAKSDSKGIGKFTDVKLAALDPAMAAKGEAVFTAKCSACHKVTDQKVVGPGLLGVTKRRTPEWIMNQITNPVEMEAKDPVGKALLAKHLTQMTFQDVSDEQTRQLLEYFRQIDSK
- a CDS encoding ABC transporter ATP-binding protein — encoded protein: MEKIIAVEGLKKSFSRLEVLKNVSCGFEAGGVVSILGPNASGKTTLIKSILGMVIPDSGNILFKGRPVLNTFDYKSYIGYMPQIGHYPDNMQIGQLFKMVVDIRQQEASDTDLLKTFRLESMYQKTMRTLSGGTLQKVSAALAFMFSPDVLILDEPSAGLDPLAAEALKEKILAERAKGKLVLVTSHILSEADEISDHILYLFEGRIEFYKTLPDLKAETGEQKLSRALTRLLSTTPC
- a CDS encoding OmpW/AlkL family protein, which produces MNLQYHVPTGSACKPYLGAGANYTIFYSADKGSVVQGIDYQNRFAFAAQAGFDVDLNRKVFLNVDLKKLWLSTAATVNAANLTPSGSPALVPVLKAIPAEVKINPWLIGIGIGYRIK
- a CDS encoding RrF2 family transcriptional regulator — encoded protein: MILSKSCEYAIRATVYIALKSGRGEKVGIIEVAEAIGSPMHFTGKILQTLVRKKLLTSAKGPTGGFYLENGSQLFLVDIIRAIDGNGLFSACVLGLERCSETQPCPMHEQVKPIREMLLTEFSKKPVTELVAEFGTGGYFLK